In Anabas testudineus chromosome 12, fAnaTes1.2, whole genome shotgun sequence, the genomic stretch AAATCAAGAAGAATCACTCACTATCCATCACAGTGGCCCTCTGATATGTTTTGGCTTAATCTCTCATTTTCAGAACGTTAAACGTGGGCAAGCACAGCTTGAATAAGCCCTCCGTCCCCTAACATAACGGATGCGCTACCTCAGTGCATCCACTGAGATCAAGGCAACTGGAGggtaaaaaaaatcactcaaCCACGCAAGCTTTCACAGGCCAGCTGGCAGGCTGTGAGTGACAACAGCAAATGCAGCTGTTGACAAGATAACATAGTCTAACTCGGAAAATCTAGAAAACTACATAACCAGAGAGCAAACATAAGGCGCAAGAGGTGGAATGAGTATGGATAAATGCTGACTGAGGTCTGAAACAAGAGAAAAGGCAAAGTCTAGGAGCGCAATAACATTAGCttattgctttttctttttcctctttattttttcccttaAAAGGATATTTGTACACACAACATAATCATATAAATACACTATACAAtgcaatataaaatattttttcttaaaagCAATATGTTCAGGGTTTGCTTAGGTATGCTTAAGATACCTGCACcatatgaaaaataatgactcaacacaaaacaataaaaaaggcACTTCCAGGTGTTGTTCATTGACTCTTGGGTAAGTGATGGCCACTTCTTTGCCATACAGGCAACAGCATTTGTGctcacatttcatttctctgCCATTAAATCCATGTCCAGGACAGCGAGGCACTGTAGCTCGGTGGTTAAGATTTCCCTTGTTCTCATGCAAAGATCCACTCCCGTCTCATCTCTGTCACTTGTTCTTCATTCCAGTAGTATCTATTACCTGGCAGCTACATTTCATCATCCTTCTTTGCACTTCCTCATTTCTTCACCTCAACTTTCTTTTGTCCTCAGACTTCAACTTCACGCAGCCCCTCCTGAATGCCAGACGTCGGCATGCTGATGTCAAAGCAGGTCACCATCATTACACGGGACTTGCAGAGGTTGACACAGAACTCTAGCTCCTCTGTGGCCTGTGCCAGGGCCTCCAGGTACTCTGGAGACTCCTTATCCAAATTCTGGTCCACCTCAACTGTTGAAAAAGAGAcattaattaaaagttaaacattAGATGGTTTGATATAAAAGATTACTTTATTCCAATTAAATATATTGGAATTGGATCTAACTTTAAAGAACTCTTAAAGCCAGTGATACACCAAGCTGACAGCAGAAATAATGTCGGGCCATCAGTTAGCCTCACACTAGCTTTTGCACCAGTGGTTCTTCagtttgtatatttacagtttcaGATCTTCTACTTTTTGAGGGATGAATACAAATTATCACAATTTGCTTTTAGCGACATCACAGTTGGCCTTTATCGCCACTAGTTCTTGGACGTCAGcattttgtgtctctgcctGTTACTTACATTCTCCTATCCACTTGCTGGGATCCATCATCAATCGGGCCTTCGTGCCTTCCAGCTCTTCCAACAACACTTCATGCTTTGCTCTTAGTTCCTTCACTTGTTGTTGCCTCCTCTCAAGCATCTTCAGCTTACTATTAAAATATAGCAGGccctgagagaaaaagaaagattatGAACTACAGTAAACGTTTGCTTGTTGTTGACTGAAGTAAGTCAACTGAACTTAACAactaaaaaaagttaaatgttatACAGCATAAAGTAGTAAACATACTAGTAGCTAATATAACCCAGACCCTCTTAGGTAAAAACCTTGGTCATCATAAATGTTTTGCTTACCTGGTCAACATCCTGGAATGGCTGCTGAAGACaagataaaacagataaaacaagtCAGCACTTTGAACAAGACAGTCTGTCTTAGGCATGAATACAGCATATGGTACACCGACGCTCTCCATGTGAACAGTatgttaaaatactgtacatacaagcTATTTATGCATGTGCAAGATTTCAACAGCGATTTTCAAAATAGCCAAAGAAAGCCACGGAAGAGTAATTAATTACTTGACATTCAGGCAGTGATGATTGGAAGACAGAAATTAAagattatttttcttaattgaAAGTAAGTCAAACTACCATTTATCTGATTTAATATCTTCGCTTAATAAATCCCTGTGTGACTGTGCCAAACTTGTGGGAGCAGTTAATGATCCACAGAAGAGGAGTCAGCTATAAAAAACCATCAGGCAGCCGGTGATGGGTACTAGCGGTGAGTTGATTTGGGATGGTGCAGGGTACTGTTGCATTCATCACACATTCCCTGTTTAATCTTTTCATAccatcttctctttctttcttataCCCCCTGTATCACCACCACTATCGTCAGCAGTAAGCAGAGTCATCACTCATATCCAAACCAATTAACCCCCGTCAGTAATTGTCTCCTGAACTCTTGACATTCCTGAGGAGCACTACCAAAATACCAAGCTCTGGGAATCGGGATACAGACATTTTAACTACGGGATTTGCTACTGAGCTGACTGAAGGTCAGACGTCTGAGACAAATTATTTGTGCCCTGTTCTTTAAAAAGAAGCTGGGAAGAAGTGAGCTAAGACATTCCCACAACATAAGGCAATTTGGCACATCTTGAGCATGTGTGGCATCAATATTTTGTACATGCAAAATATTTCTGAGGCTTAGCAAGTTGGATTGACAAGCCCTAGACCCAGGCATTACATTATCTCAAACAAGTTTAGCAAGATGAAGCACCACACAGAACAAGTTGGGGGGTGACCTCCTGCTCACCTCTGTAGTTTCCTCTTGACGCCGCCGCTGAAGCCGTTCAACATCGTCAATCTCATACACCTTGATCTCAAAAGGCTCCTTCAGTGGTCCAGACATAGGAGGCAAGTCCACCCACTGACCTGCCGAGCTCACCTTCTTCCCCAGGGAAGAGGTGTCTGGCAGAGGTGCTGGGATCAGCCGTCTTCTCTGAAAGCCTACAAAGCCACGCATACAGTCAGACAGGCAGTGACATACAATAGTGGCATTTGATGGGATACATTAGTAAATATGTATGAGTTTCACTCTCAAATGTAAAGACCTGTGAAGCTTTACATAGGACAACCGAGTTGAGGTGATTGCATATTTATGAGGGTTTCATGAGTTACTATTCTGCAACCGCCTgaataaattcaaaatgttgGTTTAATGCACAAATTTAAATGGTTATGTATACAGGGTTACAAAATTCAGAACCAGGTCACTGCCACTCATGTTCAATTCATCTTATTTGATGATGGCACATGTGGAAGTAGTCTGGTTTAaaacatcattatcatttttcCATAGATATATGAATAATGTATGTTGCTGTTtcaggaggaaagaaaatgaatgatgtaCCAGTTCATGAATGTAATAAGAATGGGTTAATAAAGTTTGAGAacctactgtatattgtatGGTTAATTTCCAAGGAGAGAGCATTCATTTCTTGATGCTCTTTCAAAGTGTAAAGTTTCATGGGCATGAAGTGTTTGATAGATCTAACATACTCTGCAACTGTCACCATTATATATTCataatattcataaatatgACTTGTTCCTTCATTGGTATGTGTAAAAACCCAAATCCCAAATTAGTTTCTCACCATTTGCTCTCTTCTTGGGATACTTGGAGCTTCTTGTTCTGCCTGATGTTGACATGCCGCTCTCGCTCATAGAATCGTGGGCAGAGGAAGCACTGCCTGTGGCTTCACTGTCACGAATCATGCTTTCATATCCGCTGCTGCCACCGCTGTGGTAGAACAGAGCTGTGCGCCCCATAGCTGGAGGCAGTTCCCCACTCAACACACTGCTGTTGTCACTGCCATGGCCACTGCTGTAGCGTTGAGGCCGTCTGGGTGCTGTAATCTTGCTGTAGGGAGAAGGCAGCACAGCTATGGGGGATTTGTCATCACTCACGTTTGCCCCACTGTCATTCCCGCTGTCTGAGTCTCCTGAACCTCTCATGTGTTTGCCCGATATGTTGCCTGTCGCCAGTTCACTAACACGACTATTGGCAGCCCTCATGGCCTGTTTTGTGCCCATGATAGTTCCTCTACCAGGCTTACTGCTGACAGCAGTTGGGGTCCGAGGAGCTGATGTGCGTCCGGATGGAGGGAGGTTGGCGTTGGTATTTCTGGTAATGGGAGTGGCCAGAGATTTGGTGGAGGAGCTTAGGCCCTTGGAGTTGTTGGCTGACAGTGAGCGTGCCTTACTACCACTCACTGCTCCTACTGGTCTGGGATTTACAGAAGCTTTTACCTGGCCAGGTTTGTTAATATTTCCTCCACTTGGGGATGATGGGCAGGTAGCTATAGGAGAGCTGGAAGAATTAGGAATACCAAATCTTGGAATGGACTTGCTagatttgctgctgttgctcccCAGACTTGCTCCACTATTCTCGCGACTAAGCACAGCTCTGGACCCTGATAACGACAGGCTTTCACACCTTTCCAGTGACATTTGACTGCCATAATGCTGCCCAGTGTCTCCTTTAGGCCCTCTAACCTTCAAGCTAGAGGTAACTTTGGCTGCATTGAGGCTGGAGGTCTTGAAACTGGTAGCGTCACCTCTGTGATGTACCTCAAGCTCATCCTCTGACACAGCTGCCCTTGCTCCAGAGAACCTTCCTGCCTCCCCATATGGTGACTTTAAGGCACTTTGGGGCAGCAGGGTCCTAGTCTTATGGTCTAGACTGGACTTTCTcactggtggaggaggaggcgagGTGCAACCAGGTTTAGGAATATTACTTGTTTTCTGTGAGTTAGCCTTGTTGTTTTTCCCCAGAGAGGAGAATTTAAGGCTCATGGTAGATGCATGAAGATCTTGGGCTCCCTTGTAGTCTGAGGAGGAGTGGATGACGGGAACTGTTCCCAGAGTTGTAGCACCACGTCTCAGCTGAGGCATTTTGCTGGGTGGGATTTTACTGGCTGACTTCTCACAGCCATCGACCACCCTCTGGGATGAGGTAGACCCCAGCACCTTGGGTGGGCGAGGtacactgttgctgttgttagATGTTTTGCTGGAAGGGTTGACACTGTGGGGATTTTTGACAAACTTGCTGGTAGTGCTGGAGTCAGCAAACTGAGGTTCTGAATGGTTTTCAACACGCTGCCAAGGATCTTCCTGCTTAGGCTCTTGCTTTTGTGGCtctctactgctgctgctgctgctactgctactgctatGAGATATGGATGAGGTAGGCTTGATCTTCCTGGGAAGACTGGAGTGGACTCTGGAGAAGCCCTGTGGAAGTTGAGAGGAGCTTAGAGAGTGagcttttgttattttagaTGTGAATTTGAGGGAGCCTTTGGCTGATTCTGGAGATGGGGGGCACTTTGTCAAAGACAGTTTGCTTGAGGTGGCACTATCGCTGTCTTGTTCAGAGAAACTAAATCCACTGTCATTTAAGGAGTTCTTAGCATCCCTAGGAGAGGATACACAATGGAACATATCCAGTTGATCAAAGTAAAAGGTTGCCTCTGGTCCCATGTGTTTGGCCTGTGGAAGAAAGACTTCCGAAGAATGAGCCCCTTCGCTCTCTAAGGTGCAGACACTAACCTCACTCAACCAAGAGCTTATAGATGAACCCCTGCTATCTATGCATTCCATGGCTCCCTCCTGAAGGGGTGTGACCACTGAAATGTTCACCTCGGATCCTCCCATGGCTGATGTATAGGCATCAAATTCATCATTGATGCTGCTGATTATGCTGACAGGCCGGGAACCAGAGGCTAGAGCCTGCAGGGAGCAGTCACTGTTAAAGCTGATAATGCTGGATGGTCGACCCTTGTCTACAATACTGCCTATAGATAGCTCCTCCACCACCGTGAACACCAGTTCATCCTCTCCATTCAGCTCCACAGGCTGCTGCAAGGTGACAGTGGCTCTAAGGATATCCCGATCCAGACACCTTTCCCTCAAGGTAGAGCGCACCTGGCATACTTCCACTGGAGCTCTGAGCAAAGGTGAAGCGCATGGATCCCTCCTTTTCAGAGCTTGGTGGCTCATTCCCACAGGTGGCATTCTGGTGCTAGATCTTTCTTCATGGtctgcattttctctctgctgtgaagGGGGTGGGGCTGGCTTTGGCAGGGCTTTCTTGTTGAAGTAAACCTTCTCCCTCACGACAGGCTCAGAATTTGCCACTGCACTGGTTGCCCCTTTGTTTGTCATGACCTGGCTTTCTGAAACCAAAGCCTTCTTGCCATCAGCACTCGTTCTGCATACATTTGGAACAGTCTCTGATGGTGCCCTTTCTGCAGGTAAACATTGCCTCTTGGTACTATCCAGATTCAATTTAGTGTTGGGGCTAGAGAATGATTGTGTGGCAATAGATTTAGGAGATTGTTTGGGTGAGATGCCCTCTTGGGTGTAAGAAATATTTGCTACAGTCTTTGGTGAAACAGAGCCTTGGCTCTCCTTAGATTTGTCAATCTTAGGGCTAGCCGGgtttctcttgctctctccaACAAAGGCAGTGGGTTCTTCACTGCCATCTATACACTCTAATCTTTCCTGCAGCTCAGCAAATGTGTTACATTTAAAGAACTGGTCTCTGTCAAGAGAACCTTCTTTTGaagatttctttttgttcagGGATGGGATGATTGGAACAAAGGCAGGCGGGCCTTCATTGTCACTGAGCTCCCTGTCCGAGATTGCAGTTCCTCCAGGGCCCACGTAAATGACAGTATCACAGGACTGCTCGCTACTGGAAGAGTATTCTGGGTCACTGAGCAAAGAAGGAAGGTCCGGGTCCAGGGCTACGGTCCGAGGGTGGAAGGGCCTAAGGTGGGAAGGCCGGCGGATCCTCCCTTCCTCACAAGAACTTTCCCCTCCAGAGGAACTGGATGCATACTGCAAAGCAGAGTTAAAGTAGAAGTGAAGTGAATGCGGATTTAAAATGATCTCATTAGGTGATACATTAATATGTATtcctaaaatataaatgtaacaaTCCTGCCATTTtacaaaaccattttaaaacataaattacagGAAATTAATGTCTACTCTATTTCTCCAGTTtcatagtaaaataaattacaagGCAAATGATAATTCCTCTGAAATTATCAGTTGATATTTGTCTAAAGGTTAAAAGTGCACATCAATAGTCACAAAGAAATAATGTCAATAATATGACCAACTGTATGTGCTCTGCATTATAATAATGCTTGGGACCAATAGCGGAGAAATATATGCTGTCATTTCACCTAATTATCTGAAACATATATTTCCCCAATCTGAATTTCATTTGGCAGTGATATTGATTACATCTGTTGAGAAGATGAGCCAGCCTGAGTTATTGCAATAATAATCTTTCATTTGCAGAAATGTTCTCACATTAATTTGCTTAAAATCTCCAAAAAGGACTTTAGTTATGGAATATAAATGGAATCAAATTTGcatatgtacatacatttgGAATGTAACTGTTATACCAGtaatactttaaaataattaatcatgctctgcatttatcatttataaacAATGAGCACCGCTGAACAGAGCCCAATTATTACAGGAATCATTACTTATGAGTAATTCAAATTGCTTAATAGAAATGTTGTTAAATTGTATTGTTAATGTTTCATTACCTCTGTTGCTGGATTTTTATAGATTacgtattattattagtttaatcCTGGATATGTGTATCAGTACTAATTAGGTGTACCTTCGATTTCTTCTTCCTCATGCGATGAATGCGTGATGCCAGCTGGATAGTGTTGAGTGAGTCAGCATAGTTGGCCGGGGAGTCGGAGATGTGGGCGATCATGGTGGTTCTGCAGTTGATGTTGCCAAGGGACTCCCTCAACAACATTGTCAGTTTGTTGTCCCTACAGGGTGCATTTATATTGATATTAGGAAACTAGACACTAATATTTCAAAATGATAATAAAGTTAGCTGACATGATCCCAGGAGAAGCCATTTTAGATTCTCTGAGTTGAAGTACGGGCCATTAATCTTCTCATAACTGAGTAGCTACAAAATAATATTGTGCAACACCGGTGAAAGCTATTATACAAGGCTATCTAAACGAAGTAAATAAATAGCAACAAAGAAAACCTGCAAGAATGACAACACGCAGTGACTTGCCTGTCACACTTACAGATACAACTTCACAGATGCTGTAACATAGTAAAAGATTACTGCAGATGGTTCTTACCTGTAAGGTACATGTTTTGCTCCATTTGTTAAAGCCATGATGACATTTCCCAAAGCATTTAGAGAAAGACACAAGCCTCCCCCTCCGTCTCTGGTTTTACTTAGGACCTTTTCACAGCTCCCCAGGTCAATTAGGTGCAGCCTGCTCCTTCCTCCTGACACTTTgccaaaaacaaagaagaaaaagcaggtGATCACAGTGCAGACACACCCTTCTGAAGTCAGCTCCTTACGCACAGTGGCATGATGATAGGAGTGGCGCAGTACAGCCCAAACTAGACTAGTGACTGTCAgaactgtttgatttatttatgagTAAGTTTCCCACAGTGAAATTATTCAAATTGCAGCAAGGCTAGTAAACTCCCACCAGATGTGCAACTTGTGGAGGCTGCAATGATTAGACATATAAAAAAATTCAAAGAATCCACTTTAATTCAGATTGATATAAAATGCTGCTAGAGTGAATCACAGCCTGCACATTGATATATGGGTGACTGA encodes the following:
- the kif26ab gene encoding LOW QUALITY PROTEIN: kinesin-like protein KIF26A (The sequence of the model RefSeq protein was modified relative to this genomic sequence to represent the inferred CDS: deleted 1 base in 1 codon), which produces MALPNSSGSPGAGKPNPGVIDLGTIIVDSDIIFGFTSHLLKRKTKVEGCPSGDSPVTPRKRLHSTEDARCSSRPPPEGAGSVSISELEEKGGFCQQCQKKVSELKKQALALADQNSLKDPEYATFLFEQLQTPGGHEAGVSCCQVCSTPLHQLRKEALQVLHAPVLTFTSDMAALPTTSFLPQPSRFTVSSSSVHAKQSSKGQTHSVLGERHRVTGWSQSTLDCSGPKTSVQVTVAGGQVTGSLSSVTIQAQQYLEGVWSISRVNNYLPQPKPSLTWDADRDVTTSEAPVTTMTATTTTTSSSGGGSNSGIQTPCRLRSSSQPGLPAPVSNTSTSNSPSSSAAASFFIRAAQKLNLSSKRKKHQPSLLHPQEPSIYPTNFSGILQVSPPPAPPCLLRAVSKVKENPGIGKVKVMMRICPSLEAADSSESQSFLKVDSRKKQLTLYDPASSPHSSSGHRRSATVAVPKIFAFDAVFTQDASQAEVCSGTVAEVIQSVVNGADGCIFCFGQVKLGKTYTMIGKDSSTQSLGIVPCAISWLFKLINERKEKTGTRFSVRVSAVEIFGKDEELKDLLSEVSTGSLQDGQSMGIHLREDPICGTQLQNQSELRAPTAEKAAFFLDAAIAARSTSKPNADEEERRNSHMLFTLHIYQYRMEKSGKGGMSGGRSRLHLIDLGSCEKVLSKTRDGGGGLCLSLNALGNVIMALTNGAKHVPYRDNKLTMLLRESLGNINCRTTMIAHISDSPANYADSLNTIQLASRIHRMRKKKSKYASSSSGGESSCEEGRIRRPSHLRPFHPRTVALDPDLPSLLSDPEYSSSSEQSCDTVIYVGPGGTAISDRELSDNEGPPAFVPIIPSLNKKKSSKEGSLDRDQFFKCNTFAELQERLECIDGSEEPTAFVGESKRNPASPKIDKSKESQGSVSPKTVANISYTQEGISPKQSPKSIATQSFSSPNTKLNLDSTKRQCLPAERAPSETVPNVCRTSADGKKALVSESQVMTNKGATSAVANSEPVVREKVYFNKKALPKPAPPPSQQRENADHEERSSTRMPPVGMSHQALKRRDPCASPLLRAPVEVCQVRSTLRERCLDRDILRATVTLQQPVELNGEDELVFTVVEELSIGSIVDKGRPSSIISFNSDCSLQALASGSRPVSIISSINDEFDAYTSAMGGSEVNISVVTPLQEGAMECIDSRGSSISSWLSEVSVCTLESEGAHSSEVFLPQAKHMGPEATFYFDQLDMFHCVSSPRDAKNSLNDSGFSFSEQDSDSATSSKLSLTKCPPSPESAKGSLKFTSKITKAHSLSSSQLPQGFSRVHSSLPRKIKPTSSISHSSSSSSSSSSREPQKQEPKQEDPWQRVENHSEPQFADSSTTSKFVKNPHSVNPSSKTSNNSNSVPRPPKVLGSTSSQRVVDGCEKSASKIPPSKMPQLRRGATTLGTVPVIHSSSDYKGAQDLHASTMSLKFSSLGKNNKANSQKTSNIPKPGCTSPPPPPVRKSSLDHKTRTLLPQSALKSPYGEAGRFSGARAAVSEDELEVHHRGDATSFKTSSLNAAKVTSSLKVRGPKGDTGQHYGSQMSLERCESLSLSGSRAVLSRENSGASLGSNSSKSSKSIPRFGIPNSSSSPIATCPSSPSGGNINKPGQVKASVNPRPVGAVSGSKARSLSANNSKGLSSSTKSLATPITRNTNANLPPSGRTSAPRTPTAVSSKPGRGTIMGTKQAMRAANSRVSELATGNISGKHMRGSGDSDSGNDSGANVSDDKSPIAVLPSPYSKITAPRRPQRYSSGHGSDNSSVLSGELPPAMGRTALFYHSGGSSGYESMIRDSEATGSASSAHDSMSESGMSTSGRTRSSKYPKKRANGFQRRRLIPAPLPDTSSLGKKVSSAGQWVDLPPMSGPLKEPFEIKVYEIDDVERLQRRRQEETTEQPFQDVDQGLLYFNSKLKMLERRQQQVKELRAKHEVLLEELEGTKARLMMDPSKWIGEFEVDQNLDKESPEYLEALAQATEELEFCVNLCKSRVMMVTCFDISMPTSGIQEGLREVEV